From the Roseiconus lacunae genome, one window contains:
- a CDS encoding arylsulfatase, whose amino-acid sequence MKPRRLPADFPNILIVLIDDVGPGTPETYGGEVHTPNLSRIAKTGISFNRFHSTAMCSPTRASLLTGRNHTRVGNGQIAELANDWDGFSGTIPKSSGTLAEVLKDYGYNTAAWGKWHNTPAAQTTSKGPFDYWPTGYGFEYFYGFLAGEASQYEPHLVRNTSPVETPEKLDDGSDYHLTGDIADDAILWLREQQAFSPDKPFFMYWATGASHGPHQVPIKWADKYKGRFDDGWDNYRERVFARAKKLGWIPENTKLTTRPDSLASWESIPDDEKPFQRRLMEVFAGFTEHADHHAGRIFNELERQGRLDNTLVFYIWGDNGSSAEGQNGTISELLAQNGIATKIEDHLRAINQLGGLDVLGSAKTDNMYHAGWAWAGSTPYKSTKLVAAHFGGTRQPMAVSWPKRLNADNRPRSQFHHVVDIVPTVYEVLGITPPREINGVPQDPIDGVSMQYTFNQPEAEGERKTQFFDIMGSRAIFHDGWMASTFGPRTPWTPGSPDLSTWDPRDDNWELYNLEEDWSQAHDLAADMPERLRDMKELFLIESTKNKNLPIGGGLWVPVLHPEDKPAPPYTDWTFTGAITRMPEFTAPALGARPNTVTIDAVVPEKASGVLYALGGFSGGLTCYMDDGYLCYEYNLFEIERTKFRSEKRIPAGEVQIEVVSDFELVKPNLVGNIVLKVNGEKVAGGKVPRSAPLTFTANDCLDLGSDLGSPVSEFYYDRKPFEFSGTLNTTKVTYHE is encoded by the coding sequence ATGAAGCCACGTAGACTCCCGGCTGATTTTCCAAATATCTTGATCGTCCTTATCGACGACGTCGGCCCCGGGACGCCGGAAACCTACGGGGGCGAAGTGCACACACCTAATCTATCGCGGATCGCTAAAACAGGTATCTCTTTCAACCGCTTTCATTCAACCGCCATGTGCTCTCCAACACGGGCATCATTACTTACCGGTCGCAACCATACTCGTGTTGGCAACGGACAAATCGCTGAACTGGCCAACGATTGGGATGGATTCAGCGGCACGATCCCCAAATCGAGCGGCACATTGGCCGAGGTGCTTAAAGACTACGGCTACAACACTGCCGCGTGGGGCAAGTGGCATAACACGCCGGCGGCTCAGACCACATCCAAAGGTCCGTTCGATTATTGGCCGACAGGCTATGGTTTTGAGTACTTCTATGGATTCCTCGCGGGAGAAGCTTCGCAGTATGAACCACACTTAGTCCGAAACACGTCACCCGTTGAGACCCCTGAGAAGCTTGACGATGGCAGCGACTACCATTTGACGGGGGATATTGCTGACGACGCGATCCTATGGCTCCGTGAGCAGCAGGCGTTTTCGCCGGATAAGCCCTTCTTCATGTACTGGGCTACTGGAGCTTCCCATGGTCCTCATCAAGTTCCGATCAAGTGGGCCGATAAGTACAAAGGCAGGTTCGACGATGGCTGGGATAATTATCGAGAGCGTGTCTTTGCGCGTGCCAAGAAGCTTGGCTGGATTCCAGAGAATACCAAACTAACGACGCGCCCCGACTCATTAGCAAGCTGGGAATCAATCCCGGACGACGAAAAGCCGTTCCAACGCCGCCTTATGGAAGTCTTCGCCGGATTTACCGAGCACGCCGACCATCACGCTGGCCGAATTTTTAATGAACTCGAACGACAGGGACGACTCGACAACACGCTTGTCTTTTATATCTGGGGCGACAACGGGTCGAGTGCCGAAGGCCAGAACGGCACAATCAGTGAGTTGCTTGCTCAAAACGGCATCGCAACGAAGATCGAAGACCATCTAAGAGCGATCAATCAGTTGGGCGGGCTCGACGTGCTGGGCTCGGCGAAAACTGACAATATGTATCACGCCGGGTGGGCATGGGCCGGAAGCACGCCCTATAAGAGCACCAAGCTGGTAGCCGCGCATTTTGGCGGAACTCGTCAGCCGATGGCAGTGAGTTGGCCGAAAAGGCTCAACGCTGACAATCGGCCACGTTCCCAATTCCATCACGTGGTCGACATCGTGCCGACAGTCTACGAAGTACTTGGCATCACGCCGCCTCGCGAGATCAATGGAGTCCCTCAGGATCCAATCGACGGGGTTAGCATGCAGTACACCTTTAATCAGCCCGAAGCTGAAGGCGAACGCAAGACGCAGTTTTTCGACATCATGGGTAGCCGAGCTATCTTCCACGACGGCTGGATGGCCAGCACGTTCGGCCCCCGCACCCCTTGGACGCCTGGATCACCCGACCTGTCGACGTGGGACCCTCGCGACGACAACTGGGAACTCTACAACCTGGAAGAGGATTGGAGTCAAGCTCATGACTTGGCAGCCGACATGCCTGAAAGGCTCCGGGACATGAAGGAATTGTTCCTCATCGAATCGACAAAAAACAAGAACCTGCCCATCGGAGGAGGTCTCTGGGTGCCCGTGTTGCATCCGGAGGACAAGCCAGCGCCCCCTTACACCGATTGGACTTTCACCGGCGCCATAACCAGGATGCCTGAGTTTACAGCGCCGGCGCTAGGGGCACGCCCGAATACAGTAACGATTGATGCCGTCGTGCCCGAGAAAGCTAGCGGTGTTCTCTACGCCCTGGGCGGTTTCTCAGGTGGCCTAACTTGCTACATGGACGACGGATACCTCTGCTATGAGTACAACCTGTTCGAGATCGAGCGGACCAAATTCCGATCCGAGAAGCGAATCCCTGCCGGTGAGGTCCAGATAGAAGTGGTTAGCGACTTTGAACTCGTCAAGCCAAATCTCGTCGGCAATATCGTGCTTAAGGTAAATGGCGAAAAAGTCGCGGGCGGCAAGGTGCCCCGCTCGGCGCCACTTACGTTTACAGCGAACGACTGCCTCGATCTTGGCAGTGATCTCGGCTCGCCTGTTTCAGAGTTCTACTATGACCGAAAGCCGTTCGAGTTCTCGGGCACATTGAACACTACCAAAGTTACCTATCACGAATAG
- a CDS encoding DUF899 family protein, which produces MKFICLGFIAKSTQQSLSEEAGQQMMEECFAYDDELRRGGHLLGGEALQSATNAVTLRIKNGSVDVTEGPYTEAKEMLGGILRLEARDLKHAIALMSNHPGVKLGPFEIRPADEQVNETFAARELRFAEESEAGRRMETPTEGRPRIVSRRQWQHTLDSFHEKEKKATRERDALAAERRRLPMVRIETDYAFDGPSGRVPFVDLFEGRRQLAVYHFMFAESVGGWPDAGCPGCSCLVDNIGHPAHFQTRDLSLALVSRGPLKNLEAYKQRMGWTLPWYSSAGTTFNEDFGVTTPAGETHGLSMFLRDGDHIYQTYFTGRRGVEVLLSNFTLLDMSPFGRQENWEESPPGWPQTEPYVWWRRHDEYDQPGVVQR; this is translated from the coding sequence ATGAAGTTTATCTGTTTGGGGTTTATCGCTAAATCGACTCAGCAATCGCTGTCGGAAGAAGCCGGACAACAAATGATGGAGGAGTGTTTTGCCTACGACGATGAACTGCGCCGCGGTGGGCATTTGCTCGGCGGCGAAGCCTTGCAATCTGCCACGAACGCGGTGACGTTGCGAATCAAAAATGGATCCGTTGACGTGACCGAAGGCCCGTACACTGAGGCAAAAGAGATGCTTGGGGGGATACTTCGGCTGGAAGCTCGCGATTTGAAACATGCTATTGCATTGATGTCGAATCATCCTGGCGTGAAATTGGGCCCTTTCGAGATCCGGCCCGCCGATGAACAAGTCAACGAAACGTTTGCTGCTCGTGAATTGAGGTTCGCAGAGGAATCAGAAGCCGGTCGGCGGATGGAAACTCCAACCGAGGGACGTCCGCGAATTGTCTCACGCCGCCAGTGGCAGCACACGCTCGACAGTTTCCATGAAAAAGAGAAGAAAGCAACTCGAGAACGCGATGCGTTGGCCGCCGAACGCCGGCGTTTGCCGATGGTTAGGATTGAGACCGACTACGCGTTCGACGGTCCGTCCGGAAGAGTACCATTCGTTGATCTCTTCGAGGGTCGGCGGCAGTTGGCCGTCTATCACTTTATGTTCGCCGAAAGCGTTGGTGGCTGGCCAGACGCCGGCTGTCCAGGTTGCTCATGTTTGGTCGACAACATCGGTCATCCGGCTCACTTTCAGACGCGCGATCTTTCACTGGCCCTCGTCTCGCGTGGCCCGTTGAAGAATCTTGAAGCCTACAAGCAAAGGATGGGGTGGACTCTTCCCTGGTACTCCTCCGCGGGGACAACTTTCAACGAAGATTTCGGCGTGACGACTCCAGCTGGGGAAACTCATGGCTTGAGCATGTTCCTTCGAGACGGAGACCACATTTATCAAACTTACTTTACCGGTCGACGCGGCGTCGAAGTCCTGCTCAGCAACTTCACTTTGCTCGACATGTCTCCGTTTGGGCGACAGGAAAACTGGGAAGAGTCGCCGCCGGGGTGGCCTCAGACGGAGCCGTACGTCTGGTGGCGGAGGCACGACGAATATGACCAGCCGGGGGTTGTGCAGCGATGA
- a CDS encoding DUF1579 domain-containing protein, giving the protein MFAKPQQEHQWLDQLVGQWKFEHNCEMPDGTKSTASGTMNCRSLGGMWLICESSGESPEGDWSAVMTLGFDPAQSRFVGTFVGSMMANIWPYDGVLDASAKRLPLNSEGPKFDGSGMGKYRDIIEIVDTNTWLLTSELQSDEGDWQRFMVAKHTRV; this is encoded by the coding sequence ATGTTTGCCAAACCACAGCAGGAACACCAGTGGCTGGACCAACTGGTTGGTCAATGGAAGTTCGAGCATAACTGTGAGATGCCGGATGGCACAAAGTCTACCGCCAGTGGCACCATGAACTGCCGGTCACTGGGGGGCATGTGGCTAATTTGCGAAAGCAGCGGCGAGTCACCAGAAGGAGACTGGTCGGCTGTAATGACACTGGGTTTTGATCCGGCTCAAAGCCGGTTTGTCGGAACTTTCGTCGGGTCGATGATGGCAAACATCTGGCCATATGACGGTGTTCTCGATGCCTCTGCCAAACGATTGCCGCTCAACTCGGAAGGTCCCAAGTTCGACGGAAGTGGGATGGGGAAATATCGAGACATCATTGAAATCGTCGACACAAACACTTGGTTGTTAACCAGCGAACTTCAATCGGACGAAGGTGATTGGCAGCGATTCATGGTCGCGAAACACACGCGTGTTTAG